A window of the Bradyrhizobium diazoefficiens genome harbors these coding sequences:
- a CDS encoding TetR/AcrR family transcriptional regulator produces the protein MDTALDGAIRVFCERGYHATSIGDLTAAMRLATGSVYKAFRDKHAVFVAAFERYTTVRLGQTRDAAARGVDGREKLRNVLKSYVEHSQGREGRRGCIVVGSAVELSAVDPVIRTRVTAQLKTNETFIASLIREGQSDGSIPDHVAADDTARLMICITQGLRVVGKARLPLDGDRLVGVAMKLLA, from the coding sequence ATGGACACGGCCCTGGACGGTGCGATCCGGGTGTTTTGCGAGCGTGGCTATCATGCCACCTCGATCGGAGACCTGACGGCGGCCATGCGGCTTGCCACCGGCAGCGTCTACAAGGCATTTCGCGACAAGCATGCCGTATTCGTCGCTGCCTTCGAGCGCTACACCACGGTGCGCCTGGGCCAGACCCGCGACGCGGCGGCGCGGGGTGTGGACGGCCGCGAAAAATTGCGCAACGTGCTTAAGTCCTATGTCGAGCACTCCCAGGGCCGCGAGGGGCGGCGCGGCTGCATCGTGGTCGGCAGCGCGGTCGAGCTGTCGGCTGTCGATCCGGTGATCCGGACGCGGGTCACGGCGCAGCTCAAGACCAACGAAACCTTCATCGCCAGCCTCATTCGCGAGGGGCAGTCCGACGGCTCGATCCCGGACCATGTCGCGGCCGACGATACCGCGCGGCTGATGATCTGCATCACGCAGGGCCTGCGCGTCGTCGGCAAGGCGCGGCTGCCGCTCGATGGCGACCGCCTGGTCGGCGTTGCGATGAAACTGCTTGCCTGA